The DNA segment ATGTACAAGGCCAAGCAGCAGGGGCGCAACTGCTACCAGTGGTACACCACCGACCTGGAACAGAAGGTCAGCGAACGGGTGACCCTGCGCAATGAACTGCAGAAGGCCCTGGAAGCCAGCGCCTTCATGCTCTACTACCAACCCCAGATCGACGGCCGGAACGGCCGGGTCACTGGCTACGAAGCGCTGCTGCGCTGGCAGCATCCCCTGCTGGGGTTCATCTCCCCGTCGCAGTTCGTGCCGGTGGCCGAAGACACCGGGCAGATCATCCCGCTCAGCGAATGGGTGCTGGCCACCGCCTGCCGTGACTGCCGTGAACTGCTCGACCGGGGCATGGGCAGCACCGTGGTCGCGGTGAACATCTCGGCGGTGCACTTCCAGCGCAACATCTTCGTCGACAGCGTGCGCCGCGTTCTCGAAGAAACGCGCCTACCGGCCGAAATGCTGGAACTGGAAATCACCGAGACCGTGCTGCTGGACAACGCCGAACGCGCGATTGCCACCCTGCAGGCGCTCAAGGCCCTGGGCGTGCGCCTGTCCATCGACGACTTCGGCACCGGCTTCTCCAGCCTCAACTACCTCAAGCGCCTGCCTATCGACAAAGTGAAGATCGACCGCGCCTTCGTGCAAGAGATCATCAGCGACCACCACGACGCGGCCATCACCCAAGGCATCATTTCCATGGCCCACCACCTGCGCCTGCGGGTGATCGCCGAAGGGGTGGAGACCGAACCCCAGTTCGCCTTCCTGAAGAAAAGCCACTGCGACGAGTTCCAGGGCTACTACTTCGCCCGCCCCATGCCTTTCAAGCAGCTGGAGCAGTTCCTCCACGAGCACCACAAGAGCCCGGCGGCCTACCTGGAAACCCGCTCAGGCACCAGCAACACCCAGACCCTGCTGCTGCTCGACGACGAAGAAAACATCCTGCGCGCCCTGACCCGCGTATTGCGCCGCGACGGCTACCAGATCCTTACCGCCTCCCGCGCACAGGACGCATTTGCCCAACTGGCCAAGCACGACATCCAGGTGATCCTCTCCGACCAGCGCATGCCGGAAATGAACGGCACCGAGTTCCTCAGCCGGGTCAAGGACCTCTACCCCGACACCATCCGCATCGTGCTCTCCGGCTACACCGACCTGAAGTCCGTCACTGACGCCATCAACCAGGGCGCCATCTACAAGTTCCTCACCAAACCCTGGGACGACGAGCAGCTCCGTGCGGTCATCGCGCAGGCCTTCCTCCACCACAGCCTGGCCAAGGCCAAGGAAGAGAACGCGACGGTGGAAGAGGATGAGGAATGAAGCAAGAGGCCCTGTGGGAGCGAATTCATTCGCGAAGCAGGCCGCAGGCCTGCCCTGCGGGCCCCCATAGAGACGCTACACATCCATTCGCGAATGAATTCGCTCCCACAAAAAAGACCTAAACCGCTCCCAACGCCTGCAACACGCTGGCCCCGGTGAAGAGGAACAGCACCTGCTCCTCCGCCTCCGCACGGATGGCCTCGCGGCGATCCGGTTCGCCGATGTAGTCCAGGGACATCTGGAACAGGTTGCGGCTGATCAGGCGCGACACGCGCCGTACCACCGGCTCGGGCACCGTGGCCGGCAGCAGCGTGTACTCGAAGACGTCTTCGGCCATGTCGGCGGCGAAGTCTTCCATCACTTCGCGCAAGGCTTCTCGCAGCACCGGTGAGGCGCCATGCAGCTCACGCACGCCGATGATGAAGGCCTCGGCGTTACCGTCGACGAAATCGAAGAACAGCTGCACCGTCTCATGGCAAACCCGCCGGCCTCGTCCGAGGTCGATGCCCATCAGCTTCGGCGTACCGCCGCCATCGCCCTGCACGGCACGTGCCGCCGCCTCGCGGCGAAGGTCGCGCAAGGGCTGGCGGAGCTGCGTGGCAATCGTGCGGATGATCGCCAGGCCCAGGTCATCCACATCCTTGAAGTGGCGATAGAAGGTGTTGGGGTTCAGCCCGGCCTCCCGCGCCAACTCGCGCAGGCCCAGGCTACCCAGGCTGCGGCTCTGGGAACCCAGGCGCAGCGCCGCCTCCATCAGCAGGCGCTTGCCGGGTGCATCGGGGGCTCGGTCTGGCGACTGCGAACTGTCGCCGCTGACGGAATTCATGTCTGGCCCTACCTAAGGTTGGTTGTGACGCCGTTGGATTGCCGGCGAGTATACAGTTGTCTACCTTGGTATGCAGCTGTATACGTCGCAACTAATAAGAAAGGAGCTCCGCCCATGAACGCGTCAGCCTCACCCCGTCCCATCGCCCGCCATTGCAAGATTGCCATCATCGGCTCCGGCTTCTCTGGCCTGGGCATGGCGATCCGCCTGAAGCAGAAGGGCGAGAACGATTTCCTCCTGTTCGAAAAGGAGCCCGGCATTGGCGGCACCTGGCGGGTGAACAATTACCCGGGCTGCGGCTGCGACGTGCAATCGCACCTGTATTCATTCTCCTTCGAGCCGAACCCCAACTGGACGCGCATGTTCGCCAAGCAAGGGGAAATCAAGACCTACCTGGAAGGCTGCTGGGAAAAGTACCGATTGCAGGACAAGACCCTGCTCAACACCGAAATCACTCGCCTGGCCTGGAATGACGTGGACGAGCTGTGGCAGATCGAAGACGCCGCCGGCCATCGCTACACCGCGCAGTTCGTGGTCTCCGGCATGGGCGCCCTGTCCACCCCGTCGACCCCGGCGCTGCACGGCCTGGAGAACTTCAAGGGGATGCGCTTCCATTCCCAGCAGTGGAACCACGACTACGAACTCACCGGCAAGCGCGTCGCCGTGGTCGGCACGGGCGCCTCCAGCATCCAGTTCGTACCGCAGATCCAGAAACAGGTCGCCCAGCTCGACCTCTACCAGCGCACCGCGCCCTGGATCATGCCCAAGCCCGACCGCGCCATCAGCGAGGGCGAGCGCTCCCGCTTCAAGCGCTTCCCCTTCCTGCAGACACTCTGGCGCGGCGCCATCTACGCCGTCCTCGAAAGCCGCGTGGTGGGCTTTGCGCTGACGCCACGGGTGATGAAACTCGCCGAACTGGTCGCCAAGGGCTACATCAAGCGCAAGATCAAGGACCCGGTGCTGCGCGCCAAAGTCACCCCGGACTACACCATGGGCTGCAAGCGCGTGCTGATTTCCAACGACTACTACCCGGCGCTGGCCCAGCCGAACGTCGACGTGATCACCGACG comes from the Pseudomonas sp. TCU-HL1 genome and includes:
- a CDS encoding flavin-containing monooxygenase — translated: MNASASPRPIARHCKIAIIGSGFSGLGMAIRLKQKGENDFLLFEKEPGIGGTWRVNNYPGCGCDVQSHLYSFSFEPNPNWTRMFAKQGEIKTYLEGCWEKYRLQDKTLLNTEITRLAWNDVDELWQIEDAAGHRYTAQFVVSGMGALSTPSTPALHGLENFKGMRFHSQQWNHDYELTGKRVAVVGTGASSIQFVPQIQKQVAQLDLYQRTAPWIMPKPDRAISEGERSRFKRFPFLQTLWRGAIYAVLESRVVGFALTPRVMKLAELVAKGYIKRKIKDPVLRAKVTPDYTMGCKRVLISNDYYPALAQPNVDVITDGIQEVRAHSIVTADGQEREIDAIIFGTGFTPSDPLPRGVVFGRNGVDLLDTWPQGPEAYKGTLTAGFPNLFFLMGPNTGLGHNSMVYMIESQIHYVLGALDLLDARRLRSLEVKRDVQDRFNGKLQGSLGNTVWNAGGCKSWYLHPVTGRNCTVWPGFTWRFRLLTRNFDPAAYHFSRSVPAHAAQGPLQLATLEVSA
- a CDS encoding TetR family transcriptional regulator, translated to MNSVSGDSSQSPDRAPDAPGKRLLMEAALRLGSQSRSLGSLGLRELAREAGLNPNTFYRHFKDVDDLGLAIIRTIATQLRQPLRDLRREAAARAVQGDGGGTPKLMGIDLGRGRRVCHETVQLFFDFVDGNAEAFIIGVRELHGASPVLREALREVMEDFAADMAEDVFEYTLLPATVPEPVVRRVSRLISRNLFQMSLDYIGEPDRREAIRAEAEEQVLFLFTGASVLQALGAV